From a single Phragmites australis chromosome 7, lpPhrAust1.1, whole genome shotgun sequence genomic region:
- the LOC133923393 gene encoding BTB/POZ and MATH domain-containing protein 1-like, producing the protein MSSTAVGGKLERSASVIIADAMIGCHILKIDGYSRTKGTPTGEFIKSHPFTMGGHCWCIRYYPNGYDSESADYISVFLILNESVTKAVKAQHKFSFVDDVEEQTLSLTSEDIHDFKSHHGWGQKTFIKREALEKSKHLKDDSFMVRCDVTIINKIHTEEIPMAEAATVPTFVSVPPSDLHQHLGDLLQTNKDADVVFEVGGETFTAHRCVLGARSPVFSKLFGAMKESCAAGAVRIEYMEAPVFKALFCFIYTDSLPEMNKEDEAAMSQHLLVAACRYNLERLKLICEHKLCKCIEASTLATILALAEQHHCHGLKKACFNFLSSPVNLTAVLASDGIEYLNRSCPSVIKELIAKIGALGI; encoded by the coding sequence ATGTCGTCCACTGCTGTCGGCGGCAAGCTAGAGCGGTCCGCCTCCGTCATCATTGCAGACGCCATGATCGGATGCCACATTCTCAAGATCGACGGCTACTCCCGCACCAAGGGGACCCCTACCGGAGAGTTTATCAAGTCCCACCCTTTCACTATGGGCGGTCATTGCTGGTGCATCCGTTATTATCCCAATGGCTACGACTCGGAGTCTGCAGATTACATATCAGTTTTTCTTATTCTTAATGAAAGTGTCACCAAGGCAGTGAAGGCGCAACACAAGTTCAGTTTCGTCGATGACGTGGAGGAGCAAACCCTGTCGTTAACATCAGAAGACATACACGACTTCAAGAGTCACCATGGTTGGGGGCAGAAAACGTTCATCAAAAGGGAAGCTTTGGAGAAATCGAAGCATCTCAAGGATGATTCTTTCATGGTCCGCTGCGACGTCACCATCATCAACAAGATCCACACAGAGGAGATACCGATGGCTGAGGCCGCCACCGTCCCGACCTTCGTCTCCGTGCCCCCGTCCGACTTGCACCAAcacctcggcgacctcctccagACCAACAAGGACGCTGATGTGGTGTTCGAGGTCGGCGGCGAGACATTCACGGCGCACCGGTGCGTGCTCGGGGCCCGGTCGCCAGTCTTCAGCAAGCTCTTTGGCGCAATGAAGGAGAGTTGTGCCGCAGGTGCCGTCCGCATTGAGTACATGGAGGCGCCTGTTTTCAAGGCGCTGTTCTGCTTCATCTACACCGACTCATTGCCAGAGATGAACAAAGAGGACGAAGCTGCCATGTCCCAACATCTGCTTGTTGCTGCATGCAGGTACAACTTGGAGAGGCTAAAGCTGATTTGCGAACACAAACTATGCAAGTGCATAGAAGCCAGCACTCTGGCGACTATCTTGGCGTTAGCTGAGCAGCATCACTGCCACGGGCTGAAGAAGGCATGCTTCAACTTTCTCAGCTCTCCAGTAAACCTGACGGCTGTCCTTGCAAGCGACGGCATCGAGTACCTGAATAGAAGCTGCCCTTCTGTTATAAAGGAGTTGATCGCCAAGATTG